CCTGCGTCAGGGCAATGATGCCGTCTTCCTTGAGCCGCTCGGTCTGACGCCTGAAGGAATGGAATTCGCCGTCGCTCGTCACCACCCGCATCGGCCGGTCGAGCGGCCCGCAGGACAACAGCCGATTAACGAATTCGAAGGTGTTGGGCGCCGGGACCAGAGTCGCGGGGTCGGGCAGGTTCAGGTGCCGCGCCAGCATGACGCGGACCGCCGGCCAGACCTCGCCGAGCACATGATCCCATTTGTCGTCGGCGAGGCGCGCGGCGTCGGCCCAGGCGAGCTGTTGGGCGGCCTCGGTCACGTCCGGCCAGAAATGATGGCTGTGCGCGGCGAAATGCAGGCGCTCCGGATCGGCGCCGCGAAACCGGCTGAAAGCGCCTGCGAGATCGAGCGGAACGGGCCGCGCCATATCATTTCCCCGCGTTGTCAATGGACTACCGGCCGATACGTTTTAAGTTTAAAGTATCTTGCCGGCCCTTGTCGAACCCTTTCACCGGATGCCACCCATGACCGAACGCAAGCCGCCCGAGACCCGCGTCGAACAGGACATGCATGTCGATCTCGCCGGCAAGCTCAGCTACGGCGCCTATCTCCAGCTCGACCGGTTGCTGTCGGCGCAGCGGCCGGTAACGCAGGAGCACGACGAGGTCGCGTTCATCATCATCCATCATGTGCAGGAGCTTTGGCTGAAGCTGATCGCGCATGAACTGGAAGCGGCCACCCAATCGATCCGGCGCGACGACCTGCCTCCGGCCTTCAAGTCCTTCGCCCGCGTCACCCGCATCCAGGAGCAACTCATCCGCGCCTGGGACGTACTCTCGACCATGACGCCGGCCGATTATCTCGCCTTCCGCAGCGCGCTTGGCCCCGCCTCCGGCTTCCAGTCCTTCCAGTATCGCCTCGTCGAATTCCGCCTCGGCGCCAAGGACGCAAAGATGGTCCTGCCGCATCGGCATCATGCCGAGCACCACGACATTCTGAGCAAGGCACTGGCCGCGCCAAGCCTGTACGACGAGGCGCTGCGGCTGCTCGCGCGCCGCGGCTTTGCGGTGCCGCAGGCTGTGCTCGATCGCGACGTCACACACCCGCATGTCAGCGACCCGGCGGTGCGCGACATCTGGCTGTCGATCTATCGCGACCCGGACAAGCACTTCGACCTGTACGAGCTGGCCGAGGAACTGGTCGACATGGAGGACTGGTTCCAGCAATGGCGCTTCCGCCACATGAAGACGGTCGAGCGCATCATCGGCTTCAAGCGCGGCACCGGCGGCTCCTCCGGCGTCGGCTTCCTGAAAACGGCGCTGGAACGCTCGTTTTTCCCCGAATTGTGGG
The Pseudolabrys sp. FHR47 genome window above contains:
- the kynA gene encoding tryptophan 2,3-dioxygenase, which encodes MTERKPPETRVEQDMHVDLAGKLSYGAYLQLDRLLSAQRPVTQEHDEVAFIIIHHVQELWLKLIAHELEAATQSIRRDDLPPAFKSFARVTRIQEQLIRAWDVLSTMTPADYLAFRSALGPASGFQSFQYRLVEFRLGAKDAKMVLPHRHHAEHHDILSKALAAPSLYDEALRLLARRGFAVPQAVLDRDVTHPHVSDPAVRDIWLSIYRDPDKHFDLYELAEELVDMEDWFQQWRFRHMKTVERIIGFKRGTGGSSGVGFLKTALERSFFPELWELRTLL